One window of the Zea mays cultivar B73 chromosome 3, Zm-B73-REFERENCE-NAM-5.0, whole genome shotgun sequence genome contains the following:
- the LOC100382414 gene encoding uncharacterized protein isoform X1: MLFVPRQVVLAASSQPRAAASSAMAKEESKKEKKKAKAKVANGAAAAAAAPVPGARAAVVASVAAFLESAGLSRTLVALQSEAGLEAGAWGSSQVNLEELVARFLESSNSTRAAAILGSDEQDKENDDIAGEVGKEKKRSGTEAGEPESKAIEPLAEEKPTENMDGEAKEKKQKKKKDKGDPSAANAASEGTTEIVKNADQKDDEAKEKKQKKKKDKGDPSAAGAGSGETTETVKEDDHKLDGKKKKKNKKQGKDDDVEARLEKAELAILNKFEAAEKLNGREVEPKGQNDSADDCSGAVERKKKKKEKSSAGTSEKTDAGSAPAEADGAKGKNGAVETVKDDNEKKAKKKRKKSNPEETVQVEGKEAAGKDSVPKQDDANKSVMEIEEGNQGKSSNENAVAGKKRKLEEVEGSIPPVTGKEDCTANESLSNGFAEDKKEESNTKPSKRQKHSSEPKTVTPFQRIKVDDVRFADDRLQDNSYWAKGGADTGYGAKAQEILGQVKGRGFRHEKTKKKRGTYRGGQIDLQTHSIKFENSDDE; the protein is encoded by the exons atgCTCTTCGTCCCGCGCCAAGTCGTACTCGCCGCCTCATCACagccccgcgccgccgcctcttccgccatggccaaggaggaatccaagaaggagaagaagaaggccaaggccAAGGTGGCCAatggagccgccgccgccgccgccgccccggtcCCTGGCGCGAGGGCCGCGGTGGTCGCCTCCGTCGCCGCCTTCCTCGAGTCCGCTGGGCTCTCGCGCACGCTCGTCGCCCTCCAATCCGAGGCCGGCCTCGAG GCCGGTGCGTGGGGGTCGTCACAGGTGAACTTGGAGGAGCTGGTTGCCAGATTCTTAGAGTCGAG CAATTCAACTCGGGCGGCTGCCATTCTGGGAAGCGATGAGCAAG ACAAGGAAAATGATGATATAGCAGGAGAAGTTGGCAAGGAAAAAAAGAGGAGCGGCACAGAAGCCGGTGAGCCTGAGAGCAAGGCGATCGAGCCTTTAGCTGAGGAAAAGCCGACTGAAAATATGGACGGTGAGGCTAAagagaagaaacaaaagaagaagaaagacaaggGTGACCCTTCAGCTGCGAATGCTGCTAGCGAGGGAACAACTGAAATTGTGAAGAACGCCGACCAGAAGGACGATGAGGCCAAGGAgaagaaacagaagaagaagaaggacaagGGTGACCCCTCAGCTGCGGGCGCTGGCAGCGGCGAAACAACTGAAACAGTGAAGGAGGATGATCATAAGCTtgatggcaagaagaagaagaaaaacaagaagcaGGGAAAGGATGATGATGTCGAAGCTAGGCTGGAAAAGGCAGAATTAgcaatacttaacaagtttgaggcagcagaAAAGCTCAATGGAAGAGAGGTAGAACCAAAAGGTCAGAATGACAGTGCTGATGACTGCAGTGGTGCTGTGGaaaggaaaaagaagaagaaagagaaaTCATCTgccgggacttcagagaagactgATGCAGGAAGTGCACCTGCTGAGGCTGATGGTGCCAAGGGAAAGAATGGTGCTGTAGAAACAGTCAAGGATGATAATGAGAAAAAGGCCAAAAAAAAGCGGAAGAAGTCTAACCCTGAAGAAACTGTTCAGGTGGAAGGTAAAGAGGCTGCAGGGAAAGATTCAGTCCCAAAACAAGATGATGCGAACAAGAGTGTAATGGAGATTGAAGAAGGTAACCAAGGGAAGTCGTCAAATGAAAATGCAGTTGCTGGCAAAAAACGGAAGCTAGAAGAAGTTGAAGGAAGCATTCCCCCTGTGACTGGGAAAGAAGATTGCACAGCCAACGAAAGTCTAAGCAATGGTTTTGCAGAGGATAAAAAAGAAGAAAGCAACACAAaaccaagcaaaaggcagaaacatTCATCTGAG CCCAAGACTGTGACCCCATTTCAACGTATTAAGGTGGACGACGTCAGATTTGCAGATGACAGGCTTCAGGATAACTCGTATTGGGCTAAG GGTGGCGCAGACACCGGTTACGGCGCAAAGGCACAGGAGATCCTTGGCCAAGTCAAGGGAAG GGGGTTTAGGCACGAGAAAACCAAGAAGAAGCGTGGCACCTACAGGGGCGGGCAAATCGACCTGCAAACCCACTCGATCAAGTTCGAGAATTCAGACGACGAGTGA